ACACCCCGTATAATAGGCAGTATTTTTTCCTAAAATTTTCTCTCTTTATCCAAGTAAACTTAAGTTAACTTTGCTGTGAACTCGAAGCCTTAAAAATTGCACGTCTACTTCCAATTACTGCTAATCAAACACGCACAGctgcttattttttttaattacgtATAAATTTAAGGTCTTTCATGGGTAACGAAATGGTAACAAATCGAGGATTTCCGTTACGATTcggatttaggggaatccctgTTTGAGTTATCATTCTTTGTGTAAAATCATCAGTAAATCAAAATGACGTACCAGCGTCACCGCCGAAGCCACTTTGCGTCTTTGGCTAAACCAAAACGCAATAGGAAGAAAGGGAATGATATAATTATCGAACATAACTATGTAAGTGGGCACGTTTGTGTCGGGGACGCGTGTAATTCTAAAACATGTCTTTTGTTCGTCGAAAAAGTACattaaaacaaagtaagtaGTACAAGTTGGCGCGAGGGTCGTCGAGTTATAAAGTTCCCTTTCCTTATTGACAACCTTCAATCACGCAAACACTGCAGACTAGGTCCAATACCACTGACTTCGCAAAATGTTTTAGGGGAAATGAAAAGGACTAGGTGGTTATCTGTATGCGAAATGTCAGAACGCTGATTGTGGTGAGGTGAACAACATCCCATACGGAAAAAACTTATCATCAGAATGAGAAAAGAACTGGAATGCCTTGCTTCACCATCAATACTAAACTGGGCACAGGTATGTGTTTATGTGAATACTGAATCGGTAATTTAAACGTTTCATTAGCATAATGAACTGATGTCAAGCTTAGATCAGAATATAATTAAG
The Argopecten irradians isolate NY chromosome 9, Ai_NY, whole genome shotgun sequence DNA segment above includes these coding regions:
- the LOC138331045 gene encoding uncharacterized protein, coding for MTYQRHRRSHFASLAKPKRNRKKGNDIIIEHNYVSGHVCVGDACNSKTCLLFVEKNEKRTGMPCFTINTKLGTAMIDSIGGPGRVNNFLSTFNIPTINDKTLKGKRAGDVIETVSKEITRKAASDAYKMEMA